A single genomic interval of Hafnia alvei harbors:
- a CDS encoding nitrate reductase subunit alpha: MSKFLDRFRYFKQKGETFADGHGQELNVNRDWEDGYRSRWQHDKIVRSTHGVNCTGSCSWKIYVKNGLVTWETQQTDYPRTRPNLPNHEPRGCPRGASYSWYLYSANRVKYPMMRKRLMKLWREAKAQHSDPVDAWASIVSDTEKSKEYKQARGRGGFVRSSWKEVNELIAASNVYTAKQYGPDRIIGFSPIPAMSMVSYAAGARYLSLIGGVCLSFYDWYCDLPPASPMTWGEQTDVPESADWYNSSYIIAWGSNVPQTRTPDAHFFTEVRYKGTKTVAVTPDYAEIAKLCDHWLNPKQGTDSAMALAMGHVILNEFHVQRQTEYFADYVRTYTDMPMLVLLEQRAEGHYAAGRMLRASDLVDGLGQENNPEWKTVAINQNGQLTAPQGSIGYRWGEKGKWNLEQRDGVSGEEVKLQLSLLDNYDEIAEVGFPYFGGIKTGESDPFNSVELKDVLLHKLPVKRLQLADGTTALVTSVYDLTLANYGIERGLNDENCAQSYDDVKAYSPAWAELVTGVSKENIVRIAREFAENAEKTHGRSMIIVGAGVNHWYHMDMTYRGLINMLIFCGCVGQSGGGWAHYVGQEKLRPQTGWTPLAFGLDWQRPPRHMNSTSFFYNHSSQWRYETVGTEELLSPMADKSRFSTSLIDLNVRAERMGWLPSAPQLGTNPLHIAEQARAAGLSPVDYTVKSLKEGSIRFAAEQPDDEKNFPRNLFVWRSNLLGSSGKGHEYMLKYLLGTEHGIQGQDLGQQGGVKPEDVEWKDNAGEGKLDLVVTLDFRMSSTCLYSDIVLPTATWYEKDDMNTSDMHPFIHPLSAAVDPAWESKSDWEIYKGIADAFSRMCDGHLGKETDIVTLPIQHDSAAELAQPFGVKDWKKGECDLIPGKTAPHIIAVERDYPNTYARFTSLGPLMDTLGNGGKGISWNTQTEVDFLKQLNYTQPDGAAAGRPKIETAIDAAEVILSLAPETNGQVAVKAWQALSNITGRDHTHLALNKEDEKIRFRDIQAQPRKIISSPTWSGLEDEHVSYNACYTNVHELIPWRTLSGRQQLYQDHEWMRAFGESLLVYRPPIDTRAAAPVMGKSPNGNKEKALNFLTPHQKWGIHSTYSDNLLMLTLGRGGPIVWLSEDDAKELGIEDNDWIEAFNANGALTARAVVSQRIPAGMTMMYHAQERIVNIPGSEITSQRGGIHNSVTRISPKPTHMIGGYAQLAYGFNYYGTVGSNRDEFVVVRKMNRIDWLDEEGNDYSQGSQQEKAK; encoded by the coding sequence ATGAGCAAATTTCTTGACCGGTTCCGTTATTTCAAACAGAAAGGCGAAACGTTCGCTGATGGCCACGGCCAAGAACTGAACGTTAACCGTGACTGGGAAGACGGATACCGTAGCCGCTGGCAACATGACAAAATCGTGCGCTCTACCCACGGGGTAAACTGTACCGGTTCATGTAGCTGGAAGATTTATGTCAAGAACGGGCTAGTCACTTGGGAAACCCAGCAGACTGACTATCCTCGTACTCGCCCTAATTTGCCAAACCACGAGCCACGCGGCTGCCCGCGCGGCGCGAGCTACTCTTGGTATCTGTATAGCGCTAACCGCGTGAAATATCCGATGATGCGCAAGCGTCTGATGAAGCTGTGGCGTGAAGCGAAAGCTCAGCATAGCGATCCGGTAGACGCATGGGCTTCTATCGTTAGCGATACCGAAAAATCTAAAGAATACAAACAGGCGCGTGGTCGCGGCGGTTTCGTTCGTTCTAGCTGGAAAGAAGTGAACGAGCTGATTGCGGCATCCAATGTTTATACCGCCAAGCAGTACGGCCCAGACCGCATTATCGGCTTCTCGCCGATCCCTGCGATGTCGATGGTTTCCTATGCGGCGGGCGCACGCTATCTGTCGCTGATCGGCGGCGTATGCCTGAGCTTCTATGACTGGTACTGCGATTTACCGCCTGCGTCGCCAATGACGTGGGGCGAGCAAACCGACGTGCCTGAATCGGCTGACTGGTATAACTCTTCTTATATCATCGCTTGGGGCTCTAACGTTCCGCAAACGCGTACGCCGGATGCGCACTTCTTCACCGAAGTGCGTTACAAAGGCACGAAGACCGTGGCGGTGACGCCTGACTACGCGGAAATTGCCAAGCTGTGCGACCACTGGCTGAACCCGAAACAGGGTACCGATAGCGCCATGGCGCTGGCGATGGGCCATGTGATCCTCAATGAATTCCACGTTCAGCGCCAGACCGAATACTTTGCCGACTACGTGCGCACCTACACCGACATGCCAATGCTGGTGCTGCTAGAGCAGCGCGCAGAGGGGCATTATGCGGCAGGCCGTATGCTGCGTGCTTCTGACTTGGTGGATGGTTTAGGCCAAGAGAATAACCCTGAATGGAAAACCGTTGCGATTAACCAAAACGGCCAGCTTACCGCGCCGCAGGGGTCTATCGGCTATCGTTGGGGTGAGAAAGGCAAATGGAATCTCGAACAGCGTGACGGCGTGAGCGGCGAAGAAGTTAAACTTCAGCTCAGCCTGCTCGATAACTATGACGAGATTGCCGAAGTGGGCTTCCCGTATTTCGGCGGTATTAAAACCGGCGAAAGCGATCCGTTCAACAGCGTTGAGCTGAAAGACGTGCTGCTGCATAAGCTGCCGGTTAAACGCCTACAGCTGGCCGATGGTACAACGGCGTTAGTGACCAGCGTCTACGATCTGACCTTGGCAAACTACGGCATTGAGCGCGGCTTGAACGATGAAAACTGCGCGCAAAGCTATGACGACGTGAAAGCCTATTCTCCAGCTTGGGCTGAACTGGTGACCGGCGTAAGCAAAGAAAATATCGTGCGCATTGCGCGTGAGTTTGCGGAAAACGCCGAGAAAACCCACGGTCGCTCCATGATTATCGTGGGTGCCGGTGTCAACCACTGGTATCACATGGATATGACCTACCGCGGCCTGATCAACATGCTGATCTTCTGCGGCTGCGTCGGCCAAAGCGGCGGCGGCTGGGCTCACTACGTGGGTCAGGAAAAACTGCGTCCGCAAACGGGCTGGACTCCGCTGGCATTTGGTCTGGATTGGCAGCGCCCACCGCGCCACATGAACAGCACCTCTTTCTTCTACAACCATTCAAGCCAATGGCGCTATGAAACCGTTGGCACCGAAGAACTGCTGTCGCCAATGGCGGATAAATCTCGCTTCAGCACCAGCCTGATTGATTTAAACGTACGCGCTGAACGCATGGGGTGGCTGCCTTCCGCGCCTCAGCTCGGGACCAACCCGCTGCATATCGCTGAACAAGCCCGCGCCGCAGGCCTGTCTCCGGTGGATTACACGGTGAAAAGCCTGAAAGAAGGTTCGATTCGCTTTGCCGCCGAGCAGCCGGACGATGAGAAAAACTTCCCACGTAACCTGTTCGTATGGCGTTCAAACCTACTGGGATCTTCCGGTAAAGGCCATGAGTACATGCTGAAATACCTGCTGGGTACCGAACACGGTATTCAAGGTCAGGATTTAGGCCAGCAGGGCGGAGTGAAACCTGAAGACGTCGAGTGGAAAGACAACGCGGGCGAAGGCAAATTGGATCTGGTGGTTACGCTTGATTTCCGTATGTCGAGCACCTGTCTCTATTCCGATATCGTGCTGCCAACCGCCACATGGTACGAAAAAGACGATATGAATACGTCGGATATGCATCCGTTTATTCATCCATTGTCTGCCGCGGTCGATCCTGCGTGGGAATCCAAAAGCGATTGGGAAATCTATAAAGGTATCGCCGATGCGTTCTCGCGCATGTGTGACGGTCATTTAGGTAAAGAAACTGACATCGTTACATTGCCTATCCAGCATGACTCTGCTGCCGAATTGGCGCAGCCGTTTGGCGTGAAGGATTGGAAAAAAGGCGAATGCGATCTTATTCCGGGTAAAACCGCACCGCACATCATTGCGGTTGAACGTGACTATCCAAATACCTATGCGCGCTTTACGTCTCTGGGGCCGTTAATGGACACCTTGGGCAACGGCGGCAAAGGCATTAGCTGGAATACCCAGACCGAGGTCGATTTCCTCAAACAGCTTAACTATACCCAGCCAGACGGCGCAGCCGCTGGACGTCCGAAAATCGAAACCGCGATTGATGCGGCAGAAGTCATTCTGTCATTGGCACCTGAAACTAACGGACAGGTAGCGGTGAAAGCATGGCAGGCGCTGAGCAATATTACCGGTCGTGACCACACCCATTTGGCGCTGAACAAAGAAGACGAAAAAATTCGTTTCCGCGATATTCAGGCGCAGCCGCGCAAGATTATCTCTAGCCCAACGTGGTCAGGTTTGGAAGACGAACATGTCTCTTATAACGCCTGTTACACCAACGTGCATGAGCTGATCCCGTGGCGCACCCTGAGCGGCCGTCAGCAGCTTTATCAGGATCATGAATGGATGCGTGCCTTCGGGGAAAGCTTGCTGGTCTATCGTCCACCGATTGATACCCGCGCGGCGGCACCGGTGATGGGGAAATCCCCTAACGGCAACAAAGAGAAAGCGCTGAACTTCCTGACTCCGCATCAGAAGTGGGGCATTCACTCAACTTACAGCGATAACTTATTGATGCTGACGTTAGGCCGCGGTGGCCCAATTGTTTGGCTGAGCGAAGATGACGCCAAAGAGTTAGGCATTGAAGATAACGACTGGATTGAAGCCTTCAACGCCAACGGCGCATTAACCGCGCGTGCGGTGGTGAGCCAGCGTATCCCAGCGGGTATGACCATGATGTATCACGCGCAGGAACGTATCGTGAATATTCCTGGTTCAGAAATCACCAGCCAACGCGGTGGTATTCATAACTCGGTCACGCGTATTTCGCCTAAACCGACGCACATGATTGGTGGCTATGCTCAGTTGGCCTACGGCTTTAACTACTACGGCACCGTAGGTTCCAACCGTGATGAGTTTGTGGTGGTACGCAAGATGAACCGTATCGACTGGTTAGACGAAGAAGGTAATGACTACTCACAGGGTAGCCAGCAGGAGAAAGCCAAATGA
- a CDS encoding NarK family nitrate/nitrite MFS transporter, with the protein MTQASAPDTQPKGGVIQDWRPEEPDFWQQIGQKTAQRNLWISIPCLLLAFCVWMLFSAVAVNLNKVGFNFTTDQLFMLTALPSVSGAILRVPYSFVIPMFGGRRWTAISTIFLIIPCLWLGYAVQDPTTSFSVFVTISLLCGFAGANFASSMANISFFFPKNKQGGALGLNGGLGNLGVSVMQLIAPIAISISIFGIFGGTGHTQPDGSSLWLENAAWIWVPFLIIATLFAWFGMNDLAASKASLSQQLPVLKRGHLWILSVLYLSTFGSFIGFSAGFAMLSKTQFPDVVILHYAFFGPFLGALARPVGGALSDRFGGIRVTLINFVLMAIFAALLFLTLPTHGVGGSFIAFYSVFMLLFLTAGLGSGSTFQMIAVVFRKITIDSVKARGGSDDQAQREAVTDTAAALGFISAIGAAGGFFIPKAFGTSLALTGSPAGAMKIFVVFYVVCILITWFVYGRNLKTLATKKAR; encoded by the coding sequence ATGACACAAGCATCCGCTCCAGATACACAACCGAAAGGGGGCGTGATCCAGGATTGGCGCCCTGAAGAGCCTGATTTTTGGCAGCAAATCGGCCAAAAAACAGCTCAGCGTAATCTATGGATTTCAATTCCCTGTTTATTACTCGCTTTTTGCGTCTGGATGCTGTTCAGCGCGGTGGCGGTAAATCTCAACAAGGTCGGGTTTAACTTCACCACCGATCAGCTGTTTATGTTGACCGCGCTGCCTTCTGTTTCGGGCGCGATTTTGCGTGTGCCATACTCCTTTGTGATCCCTATGTTTGGTGGGCGTCGCTGGACCGCAATCAGCACTATTTTCCTCATTATTCCCTGCCTATGGCTGGGATATGCGGTGCAGGACCCAACGACGTCGTTCAGCGTTTTCGTGACGATTTCCCTGCTGTGTGGTTTTGCCGGTGCTAACTTTGCCTCCAGCATGGCTAACATCAGCTTCTTCTTCCCTAAGAACAAACAGGGTGGAGCGCTGGGCTTAAACGGGGGCTTGGGTAATTTGGGCGTCAGCGTGATGCAGCTGATTGCGCCGATTGCTATTTCCATCAGCATTTTCGGTATCTTCGGGGGTACAGGTCATACCCAGCCAGACGGTAGTAGCCTGTGGTTGGAAAATGCCGCGTGGATCTGGGTGCCGTTCCTGATTATTGCCACGCTGTTTGCTTGGTTTGGCATGAATGATTTAGCCGCGTCGAAGGCCTCGCTCAGCCAACAGCTACCGGTGCTTAAACGTGGGCACCTGTGGATCTTGAGCGTGCTGTATCTCTCTACGTTCGGCTCGTTTATCGGTTTTTCGGCAGGTTTTGCCATGCTGTCAAAAACTCAGTTCCCTGATGTGGTGATCCTGCATTACGCCTTCTTTGGCCCGTTCCTCGGTGCGCTGGCTCGTCCGGTCGGCGGGGCTCTGTCCGATCGCTTTGGCGGCATTCGGGTTACGCTGATCAACTTTGTGCTGATGGCGATTTTCGCCGCGCTGTTGTTCCTGACGCTGCCAACTCACGGCGTAGGTGGTTCGTTTATTGCCTTCTACAGCGTCTTTATGCTGCTGTTCTTAACCGCAGGCTTAGGCAGTGGTTCAACGTTCCAGATGATTGCGGTGGTATTCCGTAAGATCACTATCGACAGCGTGAAAGCGCGTGGCGGTAGCGACGATCAGGCACAGCGCGAAGCCGTCACCGATACTGCGGCGGCGTTAGGTTTTATCTCCGCTATTGGTGCAGCAGGGGGCTTCTTTATTCCTAAAGCCTTTGGCACATCGTTGGCGCTGACCGGTTCTCCGGCTGGGGCAATGAAGATCTTTGTGGTGTTTTACGTCGTCTGTATTCTGATTACGTGGTTTGTTTATGGCCGTAATTTGAAAACGCTGGCAACAAAGAAAGCCCGCTAA
- the narX gene encoding nitrate/nitrite two-component system sensor histidine kinase NarX, with protein sequence MKHFCARFSIVSQVAVLMLLLGVCGIAGMSVSSWMAQSIQGNAHAINTSGSLRMQSYRLLSMVPLNANADSKRCLNELNKDLNSPVLLSAVKEEHLNTQFSALQRAWQGDLLPALLAAQHPDDARDNVAKFVGHLDELVSAIDHQTEQRLTMVSVVQKIFIILTLLLLVGTVVYLRRRLLHPWRQLVSMSQAIGQGNFSQRFQQTDHQDEMAILGSTLNAMSSELSLMYGKLEQLVEQKTTDLQKKNQVLSYLYRASRQLHSRAPLCSRLLPVLTELQELTPLHSLQIRLYENNSDEQFDELNCVETQRPKHCPDTHCVQCLNHSEHVPNKPSSTVSWSLNDQSGRYGLILAQLPEGVTLQPEQTQLMMTLSEQITSTLALEQQADQQQQLAVMEERSAIARELHDSIAQSLSCLKMKISYLQMQSTALPDNIQTQLQEMREELNAAYRQLRELLTTFRLKLSEPGLLAALQVTVAEFNQRFGFAIHFDYQLPAKCVPSHQAIHLVQIAREALSNILKHAQATQVDMTITLQDDEIVMSICDNGLGISASPERQNHYGLVIMSDRAQSLNGECRISRRASGGTEVRVTFPQELR encoded by the coding sequence ATGAAACATTTCTGTGCACGTTTTTCCATCGTCAGCCAGGTAGCCGTTTTGATGCTACTGCTTGGCGTATGTGGTATCGCAGGAATGAGCGTTTCTAGCTGGATGGCACAGAGCATTCAAGGCAACGCGCACGCGATCAACACGTCCGGGTCGCTGAGAATGCAGAGCTATCGTTTACTCTCGATGGTACCGCTGAATGCTAATGCGGATAGCAAGCGCTGCCTTAATGAATTAAATAAAGATTTAAACAGCCCGGTATTGCTTTCAGCCGTCAAGGAAGAGCATCTCAACACGCAGTTTTCCGCCCTGCAGCGTGCTTGGCAAGGCGATCTGCTTCCCGCGCTGCTGGCAGCACAGCACCCTGACGATGCTCGAGATAACGTGGCCAAATTCGTCGGCCACTTAGATGAACTGGTTTCCGCCATCGATCACCAAACCGAACAGCGTTTGACGATGGTTAGCGTAGTACAAAAGATTTTTATTATTCTCACGCTGTTACTGCTGGTTGGCACCGTAGTCTATTTACGCCGTCGATTACTCCACCCTTGGCGCCAGTTAGTCAGTATGTCGCAGGCAATTGGGCAAGGAAATTTCAGCCAGCGTTTTCAGCAGACCGATCATCAGGATGAAATGGCTATTTTGGGTTCAACGCTGAATGCCATGTCGTCCGAACTCTCGCTGATGTATGGCAAACTCGAGCAGCTGGTCGAACAAAAAACCACGGATTTACAAAAGAAAAATCAGGTTTTGTCGTATCTATATCGTGCCAGCCGCCAGCTCCATTCACGCGCACCGTTATGTTCTCGCCTGCTGCCGGTGCTCACGGAGCTGCAAGAGCTCACGCCGCTGCATTCGCTGCAAATACGCTTATATGAAAATAACAGCGACGAGCAGTTTGATGAGCTTAACTGTGTGGAAACACAGCGTCCCAAACACTGTCCTGATACGCATTGCGTTCAATGTTTAAATCATTCTGAGCATGTTCCAAATAAACCTAGCTCTACGGTCAGTTGGAGCTTGAACGATCAAAGCGGCCGGTATGGTTTGATTTTGGCCCAGCTGCCTGAGGGCGTAACGCTACAGCCCGAGCAAACGCAGCTGATGATGACGTTGTCCGAACAGATCACCAGCACCTTGGCGCTGGAACAACAGGCCGATCAACAGCAACAGCTGGCGGTGATGGAAGAACGTTCTGCCATTGCCCGTGAGCTGCACGACTCCATCGCCCAGTCGCTCTCATGCTTAAAGATGAAAATCAGCTATTTACAGATGCAGTCCACGGCGTTGCCTGACAATATTCAAACCCAGCTGCAAGAGATGCGCGAAGAGCTGAATGCCGCCTATCGTCAACTGCGCGAGCTGCTGACGACTTTTCGTCTGAAGCTTAGCGAGCCGGGGTTACTGGCTGCTTTGCAGGTCACCGTCGCCGAATTTAATCAACGCTTTGGTTTTGCTATCCATTTTGACTATCAGCTTCCAGCCAAATGTGTTCCATCACATCAGGCTATTCATTTAGTGCAAATTGCCAGAGAAGCACTAAGCAACATACTTAAACACGCGCAGGCAACGCAGGTTGATATGACCATCACCCTACAAGATGATGAAATCGTTATGTCTATTTGTGACAACGGCCTGGGTATTAGCGCTTCCCCTGAGCGACAGAATCACTACGGTCTCGTGATTATGAGCGATAGAGCCCAGAGCCTGAACGGAGAATGCCGAATTTCACGCCGTGCGAGCGGTGGCACCGAAGTACGAGTCACATTCCCGCAGGAATTACGCTAA
- the narL gene encoding two-component system response regulator NarL: MNSTLTQDDQYTILLIDDHPMLRSGVKQLISLEPQLKVIGEASNGQQGIELAEELDPDLILLDLNMPGMNGLETLDQLRTRTLSGRVVVFSVSNHEDDVISALKRGADGYLLKDMEPEDLLRSLHQAAAGQVVISEALTPVLAASLRESRPSSERDVQQLTPRECDILKLIAQGLPNKMIARKLMITESTVKVHVKHLLKKMKLKSRVEAAVWVLQEKVF, translated from the coding sequence ATGAATTCCACATTAACTCAAGACGATCAATATACGATTCTGTTAATTGACGATCACCCGATGCTTCGCAGCGGCGTGAAACAACTGATTAGCCTTGAGCCACAGCTAAAGGTGATCGGCGAAGCCAGCAACGGTCAACAAGGTATTGAATTGGCGGAAGAGCTCGATCCTGATTTGATTTTGCTCGACCTCAATATGCCGGGCATGAACGGGCTGGAAACGCTGGATCAGCTTCGTACCCGCACACTATCAGGCCGCGTGGTGGTGTTTAGCGTTTCGAATCATGAAGATGACGTCATCAGTGCGTTAAAGCGCGGTGCCGATGGCTACTTGCTTAAAGACATGGAGCCAGAGGATCTGCTGCGTTCACTCCATCAGGCCGCTGCCGGACAAGTGGTTATCAGTGAAGCGCTCACGCCGGTATTAGCCGCCAGCCTGCGTGAAAGTCGCCCTTCTTCAGAGCGCGATGTGCAGCAATTAACCCCGCGCGAATGCGATATTTTGAAGCTGATTGCGCAAGGCTTACCGAACAAAATGATCGCCCGTAAATTAATGATTACCGAAAGTACGGTAAAAGTTCACGTGAAGCATTTGCTGAAAAAAATGAAGTTAAAATCGCGTGTAGAAGCCGCTGTATGGGTATTACAAGAAAAGGTCTTTTGA
- a CDS encoding DsbA family protein, protein MKKYLLLALFSTFSLFSFASHAADYQEGEQYVKLKNKVPNAPAVVEFFSFYCPPCSQFASVYKVSEAVNERLPQNDKVVKYHVGAMGSMGEALTEAWSVAIALGVENKVEKPLFDAVQKEQSIKNKEDIRQVFIQAGIPAEEYDGALHSFMVKSITAKQQSAVEAFDVRGTPSFYVDGQYQVKNDGMQSKTIDGYRSEFADVVKFLIDQNK, encoded by the coding sequence ATGAAAAAATATCTTTTGCTGGCGCTATTCAGCACATTCTCTTTATTTTCTTTTGCATCACACGCGGCAGACTATCAGGAAGGCGAACAGTACGTAAAATTGAAAAATAAGGTACCCAACGCCCCTGCCGTAGTTGAGTTTTTCTCCTTTTATTGCCCGCCATGCAGCCAGTTTGCAAGTGTTTATAAAGTCAGTGAAGCCGTTAACGAACGCTTACCTCAGAACGATAAAGTGGTGAAATATCACGTAGGCGCCATGGGGTCGATGGGGGAAGCGCTGACAGAAGCATGGTCTGTAGCCATTGCACTGGGAGTTGAAAACAAAGTAGAGAAGCCTCTCTTCGATGCTGTGCAGAAAGAGCAATCGATAAAGAACAAAGAGGATATTCGTCAGGTATTTATTCAGGCGGGTATACCAGCTGAAGAATATGACGGCGCACTACATAGCTTTATGGTGAAATCAATCACTGCAAAACAACAAAGTGCCGTAGAGGCCTTCGATGTTCGTGGTACCCCATCATTCTATGTTGATGGTCAATATCAGGTTAAGAATGACGGAATGCAGAGTAAAACCATTGATGGTTACCGTTCTGAGTTTGCAGATGTAGTGAAATTCCTGATCGATCAGAATAAGTAG
- a CDS encoding inhibitor of vertebrate lysozyme family protein, with translation MTDKKILRAALLGAVMSLSTASLAASIPVSTSELVQQSGYQQTWQKMVKGQKNLPVWARKGSGTSTPPEWVTWQGKKYQVGNICKPHDCANNFMYVAFSNDKKQVWGVRVEIADTPDALDHPSKHAKYQWLGKPDSQMKAMLTKQIESAPDWN, from the coding sequence ATGACTGATAAAAAAATACTACGAGCGGCGCTGTTAGGGGCTGTTATGAGTTTGAGCACCGCCAGCTTAGCGGCTTCGATACCGGTCTCAACCTCGGAGCTGGTACAACAATCAGGCTATCAGCAAACATGGCAGAAGATGGTGAAAGGGCAGAAAAACTTGCCGGTATGGGCACGTAAAGGCTCTGGCACCTCAACGCCGCCAGAATGGGTAACGTGGCAAGGTAAAAAATATCAGGTTGGCAATATTTGTAAGCCGCATGACTGCGCGAATAATTTTATGTACGTGGCGTTTAGCAATGATAAAAAACAGGTTTGGGGAGTTCGTGTGGAAATAGCGGATACCCCTGACGCGCTTGACCATCCAAGCAAACACGCAAAATACCAGTGGCTGGGTAAGCCAGATAGTCAGATGAAAGCGATGCTCACCAAGCAAATTGAAAGCGCGCCTGATTGGAATTAA
- a CDS encoding Ig-like domain-containing protein: MHYRVNITPTTLTGVPRENAKVSIADISSYDDNDNIPTGPVNPHILNIINYIVAPNNQTAKYTVPADAKLQTAYAGAQIQIVTDNVADQIDEWTTSNPAIATVSDTGLVTIKAKGGFRITARHNEVKASIIFNPQLFFIFNTEKPLNWYDAKAWCENQGYRLPTDDELSTKEGARGIPSGSLWQEWGSSMSDAPHKGVVLWSSSLGIAAEDAYFYMYISSGHMVSNHANVSEGVTCIVP; the protein is encoded by the coding sequence TTGCACTATCGCGTTAATATTACCCCGACCACTCTCACCGGTGTTCCACGGGAAAACGCTAAGGTCTCCATTGCCGATATTAGTTCTTATGACGACAACGACAATATTCCTACTGGTCCTGTTAACCCGCATATACTCAATATCATTAATTATATTGTTGCGCCGAATAATCAAACGGCAAAATATACTGTTCCCGCCGATGCTAAACTTCAGACTGCATATGCAGGGGCGCAAATACAAATTGTCACTGATAACGTGGCCGACCAAATTGATGAATGGACGACCAGTAATCCAGCTATTGCGACCGTGAGTGATACAGGGCTGGTTACTATCAAGGCGAAAGGGGGATTCAGGATAACGGCGCGACACAATGAGGTTAAAGCATCAATAATCTTTAATCCGCAGCTATTCTTTATCTTTAATACTGAAAAACCACTGAACTGGTATGACGCAAAAGCCTGGTGTGAGAATCAAGGCTACCGATTGCCGACAGACGATGAGTTGTCTACAAAAGAGGGGGCGCGTGGAATTCCGAGTGGATCGCTGTGGCAGGAGTGGGGAAGCAGCATGAGTGATGCTCCACACAAGGGAGTCGTATTATGGTCGTCTTCTCTGGGGATCGCGGCTGAAGATGCTTATTTTTATATGTATATATCGTCAGGACATATGGTCTCTAACCATGCCAATGTCAGTGAAGGTGTAACGTGTATCGTGCCGTAA